The Bacteroidales bacterium genome includes a region encoding these proteins:
- a CDS encoding type II toxin-antitoxin system HigB family toxin, translating to MRIVAKKTLRNFWNKHNDCEEQLKSWYNETSKTNWKNPNELKKDYPSASILENNRIVFNIKGNNYRLVVKINYEYQIMWIRFIGTHADYDKIDSNKI from the coding sequence GTGAGAATAGTTGCAAAAAAGACATTACGAAATTTTTGGAATAAGCATAATGATTGTGAGGAACAACTGAAATCTTGGTATAACGAAACAAGTAAAACAAATTGGAAAAATCCGAATGAATTAAAAAAGGATTATCCAAGTGCAAGTATTTTAGAGAACAATAGAATTGTTTTTAATATTAAAGGGAATAATTATAGACTGGTAGTTAAAATAAACTATGAATATCAGATTATGTGGATTCGGTTTATAGGAACTCATGCAGACTATGACAAAATTGACTCAAACAAAATCTAA